A window of Deinococcus ruber genomic DNA:
CATTCCCATCGGCGCAACCGGGAAATTCCTGAAACGAGAGCTGCGCGACCAGTTTAGAGGGTATACGGCGGCGGGTACGGCCACGCGCTGAGGAGTGGAGCACTATGAAACTCGATCACCTCAACCTGAGCGTTGAAGATGTGGCGGCAACCCAGACCTTTTTGCAGAAGTATTTCGGGTTGCGGAGCGTGGGTCAGGGAGGCGTCAATATGGCCTTCCTGTCAGATGACAATCACTCGGTCATTACGCTGATGAAGGCAAAGAACGTCCGGTATCCCGATTCGTTCCACATCGGCTTCGTGCAACCGGGTGTCGAGCAGGTCAACGCGCTCTATCAGCGGCTGAAAGATGACGGGGTGGATGTGCCGCCGCCACAGAAACTTCATGGCTCCTGGACTTTTTATGTGCCGTCACCGGGTGGCTTTACCATCGAAGTGCAGTGCTGGTTGGGCCAGTAAGCAGCTCTCAGCGGCTGACCGCCGTTACCAGCACCTCGTACTTGCCCGTGACATACACCGTGAAGCCGTGCTTTTGCAGGTGGCGGCGCACTGTCACCACGTCGCGCATCAGCAGGCTCAGGTCGGGACGGGCAAAATTGAGCATCCGAGCGCCGTAACTGATGGTCTGACCCCGGTAACGCACATTGGGAAAGCCCACGATCAAGCTGCCGCCCGCCGCCAGTTGCCCCAGCCGCAGCCCCCGCAGCAGGTCTTCGATCACCAGGCCCGGACTCTGAAACAGGCTGAGCGCCAGAATCAGATCGAAGCGGCCCAGGGCGGCGTCTGGCAGTGCCCGCACGTCGCGCTGCTCGAAGCGCCAGTGCCCAGCAACCTGCGCGGGAAACCGCTGGCGTGCCAGTTCCAGCGCTGAAGGCTCGATATCCAGGCCCAGCACCTCGAACGTCTGGCCCGGATAAGCCTGCTCCAGCAGCGCCAGTTCACGCCCGCTGCCCACGCCCAGACTCAGGACGCGTGCGCCCGGCTTCAGATCGGCCCGCGTCAGGGCTTCGTTCAGGTCGTGGAGCAGGTGCGGGTCTTCCAGCTTGTCGATGCGCTGGAACTCGCGGCCCGCTGCGTAGCGCCCTTCGGTGCGGTCGGCGGGCGGCGTGACGCGGCGGCGAAAATGCAGCAATACGAAGCTGTCCAGCTCATCCGCGCCTTTCTGGGGCGTCAGAAAGTGAGCGTCGAGCAGATCGGCGGCGTCGAGCCAGCTCAGGTAGGGGCGGTGAATTCCGGCAGTGGGCAGCGCTTCTCCGGCATACAGGTGCAGCGCGTGCCCGGCATCGGGATCGGGTACCCAGCAGCGGGCCTCGCCGTGTTGCTCCAGCGCGTGTTGCAGCCAGTCGAGCACGATTTTCAGCGGTTCGGAGGTGAAGACAGGCGGCAACATCTCCAGAGGTTAGCAGCGACCTGTACGCTGACTGATGGCTTGCCCGCCCGCAATTTGTTACGCTCATACTCAGCGGGGGGCCAGACGGCCAGCGGACACTCCCCTCCAGGTTTCGTTCTGCGAGACGCAACCCCGCCCCGTAGGAGTATGTGTGCTCAACAAGACGCTGAAGTTCTACACCTCCGAGTCGGTCAGCGAAGGCCACCCGGACAAGCTCGCAGATTTCATCTCGGACAGCATCCTGGATGAATTTCTGCGCCAGGAACCCACCGCACGCGTGGCAGTCGAGACGCTGGTTACGACAGGCATGGCGGTCGTGGCCGGAGAAGTGACCGCGTACGCCGCGCATGTCGACGTGCAGCGGGTGGTGCGCGAGGCTGTGCAGAAGGTGGGCTATACCCGCGCCCACTACGGCTTCGATGCCGAATACAGCGCGGTGCTGGTCGCCATTCACGAGCAGTCGCCCGACATCGCGGGTGGCGTGAATGTCTCGGAGGAGTGGCGCGGCATGAGCGAGGCCGAACGCGCCCTGCCCGAGAACGCCGAGTCTCATACCGGCGCGGGCGATCAGGGCCTGATGTTCGGCTACGCCACCGACGAAACGCCCGAGCTGATGCCGCTGCCGATTTCGCTGGCCCACAAGATCACCCGGCGGCTGGCGCAACTCCGCAAGGAGGGCACGCTCGGCTACCTGCGCCCCGACGCCAAAGCGCAGGTCACGGTGGTGCGCGAGGGCATGGACGGCCCGGTCTGGGTCGATACCATCGTGATTTCCACCCAGCACGACGAAGACACTGCCCAGGACACCATCCGCGCCGACATGGAAGCACACGTTATCCGGGCGGTGGTGCCGGAAGCGCTGCTGCGCCCCGAGACCAAGTACTTCATCAATCCCAGCGGCAAATTCGTGATTGGCGGGCCACACGGCGACACCGGCCTGACCGGACGCAAGATCATCGTGGACACCTACGGCGGCGCGGTGCCGCACGGCGGCGGAGCCTTTTCCGGCAAAGACCCGACCAAGGTGGACAGGTCGGCAGCCTACTATGCCCGCTACATCGCCAAAAACATCGTGGCGGCGGGGCTGGCAAAGCGGGCGCTGGTGGAAGTGGCCTACGCGATTGGACGGGCCAATCCGGTCAGTCTGCGGGTGGACAGTTACGGCACCGGCAAGCTGAGCGACGGCGAACTGGCGGGTCTGGTCGAGCAGGTCTTCGATGCCCGCCCGCAGTCGATCATCCGGCAGCTCGACCTGCGCCGCCCGATCTACGCCGCCACCGCCGCATATGGGCACTTCGGGCGCGACGAATTCCCCTGGGAGCAGACCGATCAGGTAGAGGCGCTCCAGCAGGCGGCAGCGACCCAGGCCCAGGCAAAGGCGACCACCAGCGCTTCCACACCCGAAGCGACCCCCGACGCCACGGTTCCCCGTCTCAGACGCTAAGCTGATCTCATGAAAGAAGCCGTGCAGACTCCCGCCGCTCCCGCCGCCATCGGGCCTTACAGCCAGGCCACCACCTTTGCCAATCTGGTCGTGACCAGCGGTCAGATTCCGCTGCGCCCCGACGGTTCGCTGGTCGAAGGCGACGTGACCGAGCAGGCGCGGCAGGTGCTGGAAAACCTGAAGGCTCTGCTGAGCGCCGCTGGATCGGGTCTGAACCGGGTGGTCAAGACCACGGTGTTCCTGAAGGACATGGACGATTTCGCCGCCATGAACGCCGTGTACGCCGAGTATTTCAGCGAGCCGTACCCAGCCCGGAGCACCGTGCAGGTCGCCAAACTGCCGCGTGACGTGCGAGTGGAAATCGAGGCACTGGCCGAGAGGGAGTAAGGACAAGGGGCCGCATGTACCAGTGCATACGATAAATTGGGAAAACATTGATGAAGCGCAAGATGCTATGCGCGATATCTTGTTTGCGTATGTTGAAATGGTCGATAAGTGGAAAGGGTTTGGGCATGATGTATTGACGGGAAGTTTTGACCCTTATAAATATATTGATGTCGAATCCGAGATTGAAGACGAAAATATGCTGACCTTGCTAAGAGCAGGGTCAGCTATTGTTTTGCTTTGTGGAATCTACAACCTCTGGAACGAATCGGAAGACATTAATCATCCTTTCGCGTTCCGCCTGCGAGATGCCGTCATGGCTAAGCGTCTATGGAGATTTCCCGATATAGAAGATGTCATACTTGGTGTTTTTGAGCGCAAACTCAGGTGGGACGACTTGTGGCTGTATGAAAACCTTCCTGCGATTTACGAGCGTTATGTTGCAGACTACTTTGAGCAGTTGTCAAAGCGCCGATGACAAGTATTGACATGAATGTACGAGCTGGTCATCATTCCACTTAGCCCCCGAACACTGCGCCGATCCCTTTTATCAGCAGGTATGCCACGCCCAGCCCGATCAGCAGCACGCCGCTCAGAATGGCAGGCACCAGCCAGCGCCGATGCCCGGCGAAGCGGTCGGCTTTAAAGCGGGCTTCTGCCAGCACCGCACTCGGCAGGCTGCGGGCAGCAAAAGCCAGCAGCGCGGGCACGATCAACAGGTCATCGCCCACACCCAGCACCGGAATACTGTCGGGCAGCAGGTCGATAGGGCTGACGGCATAGATCAGGGCGGCGAGGGCGATCAGGCGGGCCAGCGGAGGCGTGCGCCGATCTCCCAGCGCCATCAGCAGGCTCAGGGCGTCGAACCAGACCGCCCGCAGCCGTGCCGGAACGAAGCGTCCGAGAAAGCTGGGAGGCCGGGGAGTGGGAGAGATGATCCTGGTCACATCCTGATATACGCGGTTGCCGCTCAGGAGTTCCGGGGAACAGGCAGCAACGTATTCGGCTCTGTGTACTCCAGCAGTTCCTCGACATCGGTGTCGTCATCTCCGATATCCGACCCCGGCAGCGTCAGGATGAACTGAGCGCCGCCTTCAGGCCGGTTGCCGCCCATCAGGTCGCCGCCGTGCATCCGGGCAATCTGCCGGGAAACGCTGAGGCCCAGACCGCTGCTCCCCGCCCCGCTGACGAAGGGCGCAAAGATCCGGTCGCCCAGTTCCGGTGGCAGACCGGGGCCGTCATCCTGCACGATAAACGTGATGAGCAGGGGCGTTTCCTGAAGTTGCAGTTCGACGCGCCCCGCCGCGCCTGCCGCCCGCCGCGCATTGGCGAGCAGATTGCGAAGCGCCTGCGTCAGCCGGTCTGGGTCGCACAGCACGAACGCATTCCAGTCGCCCACAAACACCGTTCCGGGCACCAGCCGGTCCAGCCGTTCGCGCAGTTGCCGCGCCGGAATGTAATGATAGGCGAGCGTCAGTTCGAGCTGCCCGCGTGCCAGCTGCATCAGATCCTGGGTGGTAAAAGTCAGTTCGTCGGCGACCAGCGCGGCGCGGCGCACGTCGGGATCGGTGTTCAGTGAGGCGGCGCGGTTCAGCGAGGCTTTCAGCACCGTCAGGGGCGCACCCAGTTCATGCACGATCTGCCCCAGCAACTGCTTTTCACGCGCCTGCTGCGCCTCGATACGCGACAGCAGCAGATTGATGGCACTCAGCAGCTCGTACACCTCGTCCTGACGACGCGGCAACGGAAGCGCCGCCACCGAATGACTCGGATTGATGCGCCCCGCCAGCTGGGCTGCCTGCCCCAGTCCACGCAGTGCCCGCCGCCCCGCCAGCCACGCCAGCACCAGCGTCAGGAGCGGCGCGAGAATCAAGGCCAGCAGCAGCACCCGCATGGCACTCTGGCGGGCCTGAATCAGCGTGTCTTCCGACAGGCCCACCCACACGAAGCCGCCGCGCTTGAGCGTTCGGATTGCCACACGCACCGGCACATCGCCCACTTTGGCCCGCATCTGATGGGCAAATGGAAACTGTGCCCCCATGAAATCCTGAAGCCCGGCGGTGGCGTACTGCACGTAGCCGCCTGAATCCACCAGCATGGCGTAGCTGCCGCTGGGCACC
This region includes:
- a CDS encoding VOC family protein — translated: MKLDHLNLSVEDVAATQTFLQKYFGLRSVGQGGVNMAFLSDDNHSVITLMKAKNVRYPDSFHIGFVQPGVEQVNALYQRLKDDGVDVPPPQKLHGSWTFYVPSPGGFTIEVQCWLGQ
- a CDS encoding YkvA family protein, translated to MTRIISPTPRPPSFLGRFVPARLRAVWFDALSLLMALGDRRTPPLARLIALAALIYAVSPIDLLPDSIPVLGVGDDLLIVPALLAFAARSLPSAVLAEARFKADRFAGHRRWLVPAILSGVLLIGLGVAYLLIKGIGAVFGG
- the metK gene encoding methionine adenosyltransferase translates to MKFYTSESVSEGHPDKLADFISDSILDEFLRQEPTARVAVETLVTTGMAVVAGEVTAYAAHVDVQRVVREAVQKVGYTRAHYGFDAEYSAVLVAIHEQSPDIAGGVNVSEEWRGMSEAERALPENAESHTGAGDQGLMFGYATDETPELMPLPISLAHKITRRLAQLRKEGTLGYLRPDAKAQVTVVREGMDGPVWVDTIVISTQHDEDTAQDTIRADMEAHVIRAVVPEALLRPETKYFINPSGKFVIGGPHGDTGLTGRKIIVDTYGGAVPHGGGAFSGKDPTKVDRSAAYYARYIAKNIVAAGLAKRALVEVAYAIGRANPVSLRVDSYGTGKLSDGELAGLVEQVFDARPQSIIRQLDLRRPIYAATAAYGHFGRDEFPWEQTDQVEALQQAAATQAQAKATTSASTPEATPDATVPRLRR
- a CDS encoding class I SAM-dependent methyltransferase, yielding MLPPVFTSEPLKIVLDWLQHALEQHGEARCWVPDPDAGHALHLYAGEALPTAGIHRPYLSWLDAADLLDAHFLTPQKGADELDSFVLLHFRRRVTPPADRTEGRYAAGREFQRIDKLEDPHLLHDLNEALTRADLKPGARVLSLGVGSGRELALLEQAYPGQTFEVLGLDIEPSALELARQRFPAQVAGHWRFEQRDVRALPDAALGRFDLILALSLFQSPGLVIEDLLRGLRLGQLAAGGSLIVGFPNVRYRGQTISYGARMLNFARPDLSLLMRDVVTVRRHLQKHGFTVYVTGKYEVLVTAVSR
- a CDS encoding RidA family protein — protein: MKEAVQTPAAPAAIGPYSQATTFANLVVTSGQIPLRPDGSLVEGDVTEQARQVLENLKALLSAAGSGLNRVVKTTVFLKDMDDFAAMNAVYAEYFSEPYPARSTVQVAKLPRDVRVEIEALAERE
- a CDS encoding sensor histidine kinase; this encodes MKLPAWMHSLRFRLALMYTLLALALVTVVGLVMTVQLLRDLNGQFQARLDERADQLAQAQNNPSEGIGQTQTVPSGSYAMLVDSGGYVQYATAGLQDFMGAQFPFAHQMRAKVGDVPVRVAIRTLKRGGFVWVGLSEDTLIQARQSAMRVLLLALILAPLLTLVLAWLAGRRALRGLGQAAQLAGRINPSHSVAALPLPRRQDEVYELLSAINLLLSRIEAQQAREKQLLGQIVHELGAPLTVLKASLNRAASLNTDPDVRRAALVADELTFTTQDLMQLARGQLELTLAYHYIPARQLRERLDRLVPGTVFVGDWNAFVLCDPDRLTQALRNLLANARRAAGAAGRVELQLQETPLLITFIVQDDGPGLPPELGDRIFAPFVSGAGSSGLGLSVSRQIARMHGGDLMGGNRPEGGAQFILTLPGSDIGDDDTDVEELLEYTEPNTLLPVPRNS